One genomic window of Mustela lutreola isolate mMusLut2 chromosome 14, mMusLut2.pri, whole genome shotgun sequence includes the following:
- the PPOX gene encoding protoporphyrinogen oxidase isoform X4, whose amino-acid sequence MLSLNLDLEEFGPREPWEPGPCSWVYGEQISELGLDSEVLPVRGDHPAAQNRFLYVGGALHALPSGLRGLFRPSPPFSKPLFWAGLKELTTPRGKDPDETVHSFAQRRLGPEVASLAMDSLCRGVFAGNSRELSIRSCFPSLFQAEQTHRSVLLGLLLGAGRSPQPDSALIRQARAERWSQWSLRGGLETLPQALYTHLTSRGVTVLKGQPVCGLSLQAEGRWKVSLGDGSLEADHVISAVPASVLSGLLPAQAAPLACALRAITAVSVAVVNLQYRGARLPVQGFGHLVPSSEDPGVLGIVYDSIAFPEQDGSPPGLRVTVMLGGSWLQTLEARGSVLSQELFQQQAQQAAAAQLGLKEPPSHCLVHLHKNCIPQYTLGHWQKLEAATQFLASQRLPLTLAGASYEGVAVNDCIESGRQAAARALGSEPNS is encoded by the exons ATGCTGTCTTTGAACTTGGACCTCGAGGAATTCGGCCCGCGGGAGCCGTGGGAGCCCGGACCCTGCTCCTG GGTGTATGGAGAGCAGATTTCTGAGCTTGGCTTGGACTCAGAAGTGTTGCCTGTCCGGGGAGACCACCCAGCTGCCCAGAACAGGTTCCTGTATGTAGGTGGTGCCCTGCATGCGCTGCCCTCTGGCCTCAG GGGGCTCTTCCGCCCTTCACCTCCCTTCTCCAAACCTCTGTTTTGGGCTGGGCTGAAGGAGTTGACCACGCCCAGGGGCAAAGACCCTGATGAGACTGTGCACAGTTTTGCCCAGCGCCGCCTTGGACCCGAG GTGGCGTCTCTAGCCATGGACAGTCTCTGCCGAGGAGTGTTTGCAGGCAACAGCCGGGAGCTCAGCATCAGGTCCTGCTTTCCCAGTCTCTTCCAAGCTGAGCAAACCCATCGTTCCGTTTtactggggctgctgctgggggCAG GGCGGAGCCCCCAGCCAGACTCGGCACTCATTCGCCAGGCTCGAGCAGAGCGCTGGAGCCAGTGGTCACTGCGGGGAGGGCTGGAGACGTTGCCCCAGGCCCTTTACACCCACCTGACTAGTAGGGGCGTCACTGTTCTCAAAGGCCAGCCTGTCTGTGGGCTCAGCCTCCAGGCAGAAGGGCGCTGGAAG GTGTCCCTAGGGGATGGCAGTCTGGAGGCAGACCACGTGATTAGCGCTGTTCCGGCTTCAG TGCTCAGCGGGCTGCTCCCTGCCCAGGCCGCACCTCTGGCCTGTGCCCTGCGTGCCATCACTGCCGTGTCCGTGGCTGTGGTGAACCTCCAGTACCGAGGAGCTCGTCTACCTGTGCAG ggATTTGGACATTTGGTGCCATCCTCCGAAGACCCAGGCGTCCTGGGAATCGTGTATGACTCCATTGCTTTTCCTGAGCAGGATGGGAGCCCCCCAGGCCTCCGAGTGACT GTGATGCTGGGAGGGTCCTGGTTACAGACGCTGGAAGCCAGGGGCTCCGTCTTATCTCAGGAGCTGTTCCAGCAGCAGGCACAGCAGGCAGCTGCCGCCCAGTTAGGACTGAAGGAGCCCCCGAGTCACTGCTTGGTCCACCTGCACAAG aaCTGCATCCCCCAGTATACACTAGGCCACTGGCAAAAACTGG AGGCAGCGACCCAGTTCCTGGCTTCTCAGAGGCTGCCCCTGACTCTGGCTGGAGCCTCCTATGAGGGGGTTGCTGTCAATGACTGTATAGAGAGCGGACGCCAGGCAGCAGCCCGGGCCCTGGGCTCAGAACCTAACAGCTGA
- the PPOX gene encoding protoporphyrinogen oxidase isoform X1 — MGRTVVVLGGGISGLAASYHLSRAPCPPKVVLVEGSERLGGWIRSVRGPGDAVFELGPRGIRPAGAVGARTLLLFLLFLRVYGEQISELGLDSEVLPVRGDHPAAQNRFLYVGGALHALPSGLRGLFRPSPPFSKPLFWAGLKELTTPRGKDPDETVHSFAQRRLGPEVASLAMDSLCRGVFAGNSRELSIRSCFPSLFQAEQTHRSVLLGLLLGAGRSPQPDSALIRQARAERWSQWSLRGGLETLPQALYTHLTSRGVTVLKGQPVCGLSLQAEGRWKVSLGDGSLEADHVISAVPASVLSGLLPAQAAPLACALRAITAVSVAVVNLQYRGARLPVQGFGHLVPSSEDPGVLGIVYDSIAFPEQDGSPPGLRVTVMLGGSWLQTLEARGSVLSQELFQQQAQQAAAAQLGLKEPPSHCLVHLHKNCIPQYTLGHWQKLEAATQFLASQRLPLTLAGASYEGVAVNDCIESGRQAAARALGSEPNS; from the exons ATGGGCCGGACCGTGGTCGTGCTAGGCGGTGGCATCAGCGGCTTGGCCGCCAGTTACCACCTGAGCCGGGCCCCCTGTCCCCCCAAG GTGGTCCTGGTGGAGGGCAGCGAGCGTCTGGGAGGCTGGATCCGCTCGGTCCGAGGGCCAGGTGATGCTGTCTTTGAACTTGGACCTCGAGGAATTCGGCCCGCGGGAGCCGTGGGAGCCCGGACCCTGCTCCTG TTTCTCCTCTTCCTGAGGGTGTATGGAGAGCAGATTTCTGAGCTTGGCTTGGACTCAGAAGTGTTGCCTGTCCGGGGAGACCACCCAGCTGCCCAGAACAGGTTCCTGTATGTAGGTGGTGCCCTGCATGCGCTGCCCTCTGGCCTCAG GGGGCTCTTCCGCCCTTCACCTCCCTTCTCCAAACCTCTGTTTTGGGCTGGGCTGAAGGAGTTGACCACGCCCAGGGGCAAAGACCCTGATGAGACTGTGCACAGTTTTGCCCAGCGCCGCCTTGGACCCGAG GTGGCGTCTCTAGCCATGGACAGTCTCTGCCGAGGAGTGTTTGCAGGCAACAGCCGGGAGCTCAGCATCAGGTCCTGCTTTCCCAGTCTCTTCCAAGCTGAGCAAACCCATCGTTCCGTTTtactggggctgctgctgggggCAG GGCGGAGCCCCCAGCCAGACTCGGCACTCATTCGCCAGGCTCGAGCAGAGCGCTGGAGCCAGTGGTCACTGCGGGGAGGGCTGGAGACGTTGCCCCAGGCCCTTTACACCCACCTGACTAGTAGGGGCGTCACTGTTCTCAAAGGCCAGCCTGTCTGTGGGCTCAGCCTCCAGGCAGAAGGGCGCTGGAAG GTGTCCCTAGGGGATGGCAGTCTGGAGGCAGACCACGTGATTAGCGCTGTTCCGGCTTCAG TGCTCAGCGGGCTGCTCCCTGCCCAGGCCGCACCTCTGGCCTGTGCCCTGCGTGCCATCACTGCCGTGTCCGTGGCTGTGGTGAACCTCCAGTACCGAGGAGCTCGTCTACCTGTGCAG ggATTTGGACATTTGGTGCCATCCTCCGAAGACCCAGGCGTCCTGGGAATCGTGTATGACTCCATTGCTTTTCCTGAGCAGGATGGGAGCCCCCCAGGCCTCCGAGTGACT GTGATGCTGGGAGGGTCCTGGTTACAGACGCTGGAAGCCAGGGGCTCCGTCTTATCTCAGGAGCTGTTCCAGCAGCAGGCACAGCAGGCAGCTGCCGCCCAGTTAGGACTGAAGGAGCCCCCGAGTCACTGCTTGGTCCACCTGCACAAG aaCTGCATCCCCCAGTATACACTAGGCCACTGGCAAAAACTGG AGGCAGCGACCCAGTTCCTGGCTTCTCAGAGGCTGCCCCTGACTCTGGCTGGAGCCTCCTATGAGGGGGTTGCTGTCAATGACTGTATAGAGAGCGGACGCCAGGCAGCAGCCCGGGCCCTGGGCTCAGAACCTAACAGCTGA
- the UFC1 gene encoding ubiquitin-fold modifier-conjugating enzyme 1 has protein sequence MADEATRRVVSEIPVLKTNAGPRDRELWVQRLKEEYQSLIRYVENNKNADNDWFRLESNTEGTRWFGKCWYIHDLLKYEFDIEFDIPITYPTTAPEIAVPELDGKTAKMYRGGKICLTDHFKPLWARNVPKFGLAHLMALGLGPWLAVEIPDLIQKGVIQHKEKCSQ, from the exons ATGGCCGACGAGGCCACCCGGCGTGTGGTGTCCGAGATCCCGGTGCTGAAGACTAACGCCGGCCCTCGAGATCGTGAGTTGTGGGTGCAGCGACTCAAAGAGGAATATCAGTCTCTTATCCGG TATGTGGAGAACAACAAGAATGCGGACAATGATTGGTTCCGACTGGAGTCCAACACGGAAGGGACTCG ATGGTTTGGAAAATGCTGGTACATCCATGACCTGCTCAAATATGAGTTTGACATTGAGTTTGAT ATTCCTATCACATATCCTACTACTGCTCCAGAAATTGCAGTCCCTGAACTGGATGGTAAAACAGCAAAGATGTACAG GGGTGGCAAAATATGCCTGACTGATCACTTTAAGCCTTTGTGGGCCAGAAATGTGCCCAAGTTTGGACTAGCTCATCTTATGGCTCTGGGG CTGGGTCCATGGCTGGCAGTGGAAATCCCCGATCTGATTCAGAAGGGCGTGATTCAGCATAAAGAGAAATGCAGCCAATGA
- the PPOX gene encoding protoporphyrinogen oxidase isoform X3: MGRTVVVLGGGISGLAASYHLSRAPCPPKVVLVEGSERLGGWIRSVRGPGDAVFELGPRGIRPAGAVGARTLLLFLLFLRVYGEQISELGLDSEVLPVRGDHPAAQNRFLYVGGALHALPSGLRGLFRPSPPFSKPLFWAGLKELTTPRGKDPDETVHSFAQRRLGPEVASLAMDSLCRGVFAGNSRELSIRSCFPSLFQAEQTHRSVLLGLLLGAGRSPQPDSALIRQARAERWSQWSLRGGLETLPQALYTHLTSRGVTVLKGQPVCGLSLQAEGRWKVSLGDGSLEADHVISAVPASVLSGLLPAQAAPLACALRAITAVSVAVVNLQYRGARLPVQGFGHLVPSSEDPGVLGIVYDSIAFPEQDGSPPGLRVTCHILSLGDAGRVLVTDAGSQGLRLISGAVPAAGTAGSCRPVRTEGAPESLLGPPAQELHPPVYTRPLAKTGGSDPVPGFSEAAPDSGWSLL; the protein is encoded by the exons ATGGGCCGGACCGTGGTCGTGCTAGGCGGTGGCATCAGCGGCTTGGCCGCCAGTTACCACCTGAGCCGGGCCCCCTGTCCCCCCAAG GTGGTCCTGGTGGAGGGCAGCGAGCGTCTGGGAGGCTGGATCCGCTCGGTCCGAGGGCCAGGTGATGCTGTCTTTGAACTTGGACCTCGAGGAATTCGGCCCGCGGGAGCCGTGGGAGCCCGGACCCTGCTCCTG TTTCTCCTCTTCCTGAGGGTGTATGGAGAGCAGATTTCTGAGCTTGGCTTGGACTCAGAAGTGTTGCCTGTCCGGGGAGACCACCCAGCTGCCCAGAACAGGTTCCTGTATGTAGGTGGTGCCCTGCATGCGCTGCCCTCTGGCCTCAG GGGGCTCTTCCGCCCTTCACCTCCCTTCTCCAAACCTCTGTTTTGGGCTGGGCTGAAGGAGTTGACCACGCCCAGGGGCAAAGACCCTGATGAGACTGTGCACAGTTTTGCCCAGCGCCGCCTTGGACCCGAG GTGGCGTCTCTAGCCATGGACAGTCTCTGCCGAGGAGTGTTTGCAGGCAACAGCCGGGAGCTCAGCATCAGGTCCTGCTTTCCCAGTCTCTTCCAAGCTGAGCAAACCCATCGTTCCGTTTtactggggctgctgctgggggCAG GGCGGAGCCCCCAGCCAGACTCGGCACTCATTCGCCAGGCTCGAGCAGAGCGCTGGAGCCAGTGGTCACTGCGGGGAGGGCTGGAGACGTTGCCCCAGGCCCTTTACACCCACCTGACTAGTAGGGGCGTCACTGTTCTCAAAGGCCAGCCTGTCTGTGGGCTCAGCCTCCAGGCAGAAGGGCGCTGGAAG GTGTCCCTAGGGGATGGCAGTCTGGAGGCAGACCACGTGATTAGCGCTGTTCCGGCTTCAG TGCTCAGCGGGCTGCTCCCTGCCCAGGCCGCACCTCTGGCCTGTGCCCTGCGTGCCATCACTGCCGTGTCCGTGGCTGTGGTGAACCTCCAGTACCGAGGAGCTCGTCTACCTGTGCAG ggATTTGGACATTTGGTGCCATCCTCCGAAGACCCAGGCGTCCTGGGAATCGTGTATGACTCCATTGCTTTTCCTGAGCAGGATGGGAGCCCCCCAGGCCTCCGAGTGACT TGCCACATTCTCTCCCTAGGTGATGCTGGGAGGGTCCTGGTTACAGACGCTGGAAGCCAGGGGCTCCGTCTTATCTCAGGAGCTGTTCCAGCAGCAGGCACAGCAGGCAGCTGCCGCCCAGTTAGGACTGAAGGAGCCCCCGAGTCACTGCTTGGTCCACCTGCACAAG aaCTGCATCCCCCAGTATACACTAGGCCACTGGCAAAAACTGG AGGCAGCGACCCAGTTCCTGGCTTCTCAGAGGCTGCCCCTGACTCTGGCTGGAGCCTCCTATGA
- the USP21 gene encoding ubiquitin carboxyl-terminal hydrolase 21, with protein sequence MPQASEHRLGRTREPPVNVQPRVGSKLPFAPRARSKERRNPAPGPNPMLRPLPPRPGPPEERLKRLELGRGRTSGPRRRGPLRADHGVPLPGSPPPTVALPLPSRTNLARSKSVSSGDLRPMGIALGGHRGTGELGAALSRLALRPEPPTLRRSASLRRLGGFPGPPTLLSIRTEPPTSHGSFHVISARPSESFYSDDKMAHHTLLLGSGHVGLRNLGNTCFLNAVLQCLSSTRPLRDFCLRRDFRQEVPGGGRAQELTEAFADVIGALWHPDSCEAVNPTRFRAVFQKYVPSFSGYSQQDAQEFLKLLMERLHLEINRRGRRAPPILASSPAPSQPRRGGALLEEPELSDDDRANLMWKRYLEREDSKIVDLFVGQLKSCLKCQACGYRSTTFEVFCDLSLPIPKKGFAGGKVSLRDCFSLFTKEEELESENAPVCDRCRQKTRSTKKLTVQRFPRILVLHLNRFSASRGSIKKSSVGVDFPLQRLSLGDFASDKAGSPVYQLYALCNHSGSVHYGHYTALCRCQTGWHVYNDSRVSPVSENQVASSEGYVLFYQLMQEPPRCL encoded by the exons ATGCCCCAGGCCTCTGAGCACCGCCTGGGCCGGACCCGAGAGCCACCTGTTAATGTCCAGCCCCGAGTGGGGTCCAAGCTACCATTTGCCCCGAGGGCCCGAAGCAAGGAGCGCCGAAACCCAGCCCCTGGGCCGAACCCCATGTTAAGACCTCTGCCTCCCCGGCCAGGTCCCCCTGAGGAACGGCTCAAGAGACTGGAGCTGGGACGGGGACGGACCTCAGGCCCTCGTCGCAGAGGACCCCTTCGGGCAGATCATGGAGTTCCCCTGCCTGGCTCACCACCCCCAACTgtggctctgcctctcccttccagGACCAACCTAGCTCGTTCCAAGTCTGTGAGCAGTGGGGACTTGCGTCCTATGGGGATTGCCTTGGGAGGGCATCGTGGCACTGGAGAACTAGGGGCTGCACTGAGCCGCTTGGCGCTCCGGCCTGAACCTCCCACCCTGAGACGTAGCGCCTCTCTCCGCCGCCTCGGGGGCTTTCCTGGTCCCCCCACCTTGCTCAGTATACGGACGGAGCCCCCTACTTCCCATGGCTCCTTCCACGTCATATCTGCCCGGCCCTCTGAGTCTTTCTACTCCGATGACAAAATG GCTCATCACACGCTGCTTCTGGGCTCCGGTCATGTTGGCCTCCGAAATCTGGGGAACACG TGCTTCCTGAACGCAGTGCTACAGTGTCTGAGCAGCACTCGGCCTCTGCGGGACTTCTGTCTGCGAAGGGACTTCCGGCAAGAGGTGCCTGGAGGGGGTCGAGCCCAAGAGCTCACTGAAG CCTTTGCGGATGTGATCGGTGCCCTGTGGCACCCTGACTCGTGTGAAGCTGTGAATCCTACTCGATTCCGAGCGGTCTTCCAGAAATACGTCCCCTCCTTCTCTGGATACAG CCAGCAGGATGCCCAAGAGTTCCTGAAGCTTCTCATGGAGCGGCTACACCTGGAAATCAACCGGCGGGGCCGCCGGGCTCCCCCCATCCTGGCCAGCAGTCCTGCTCCCTCTCAGCCCCGCCGAGGAGGAGCTCTGCTGGAAGAACCTGAGCTGAG TGATGACGACCGAGCCAACCTAATGTGGAAGCGTTACCTGGAGAGAGAAGACAGCAAGATTGTGG ACCTGTTTGTGGGCCAGTTGAAAAGTTGTCTCAAGTGCCAGGCCTGTGGGTATCGCTCCACGACCTTCGAGGTTTTTTGTGACCTGTCCCTGCCCATCCCCAAG AAAGGATTTGCCGGGGGCAAGGTGTCTCTGCGGGATTGTTTCAGCCTTTTCACCAAGGAAGAAGAGCTAGAGTCAGAGAATGCTCCA GTGTGTGACCGATGTCGGCAGAAAACACGAAGTACCAAAAAGTTGACAGTACAAAGATTCCCCCGAATCCTTGTGCTCC ATCTTAATCGATTTTCTGCCTCCCGAGGCTCCATCAAGAAAAGTTCAGTAGGTGTGGATTTCCCGCTGCAGCGACTGAGCCTGGGGGACTTTGCCAGTGACAAAGCTG GAAGCCCTGTCTATCAGCTGTATGCCCTCTGCAACCACTCGGGCAGCGTCCACTACGGCCACTACACAGCTCTGTGTCGGTGCCAGACTGGTTGGCATGTCTACAATGACTCTCG CGTCTCCCCTGTCAGTGAAAACCAGGTGGCGTCCAGTGAGGGCTACGTTCTGTTCTACCAACTGATGCAGGAGCCACCCCGGTGCCtgtga
- the PPOX gene encoding protoporphyrinogen oxidase isoform X2: protein MGRTVVVLGGGISGLAASYHLSRAPCPPKVVLVEGSERLGGWIRSVRGPGDAVFELGPRGIRPAGAVGARTLLLISELGLDSEVLPVRGDHPAAQNRFLYVGGALHALPSGLRGLFRPSPPFSKPLFWAGLKELTTPRGKDPDETVHSFAQRRLGPEVASLAMDSLCRGVFAGNSRELSIRSCFPSLFQAEQTHRSVLLGLLLGAGRSPQPDSALIRQARAERWSQWSLRGGLETLPQALYTHLTSRGVTVLKGQPVCGLSLQAEGRWKVSLGDGSLEADHVISAVPASVLSGLLPAQAAPLACALRAITAVSVAVVNLQYRGARLPVQGFGHLVPSSEDPGVLGIVYDSIAFPEQDGSPPGLRVTVMLGGSWLQTLEARGSVLSQELFQQQAQQAAAAQLGLKEPPSHCLVHLHKNCIPQYTLGHWQKLEAATQFLASQRLPLTLAGASYEGVAVNDCIESGRQAAARALGSEPNS from the exons ATGGGCCGGACCGTGGTCGTGCTAGGCGGTGGCATCAGCGGCTTGGCCGCCAGTTACCACCTGAGCCGGGCCCCCTGTCCCCCCAAG GTGGTCCTGGTGGAGGGCAGCGAGCGTCTGGGAGGCTGGATCCGCTCGGTCCGAGGGCCAGGTGATGCTGTCTTTGAACTTGGACCTCGAGGAATTCGGCCCGCGGGAGCCGTGGGAGCCCGGACCCTGCTCCTG ATTTCTGAGCTTGGCTTGGACTCAGAAGTGTTGCCTGTCCGGGGAGACCACCCAGCTGCCCAGAACAGGTTCCTGTATGTAGGTGGTGCCCTGCATGCGCTGCCCTCTGGCCTCAG GGGGCTCTTCCGCCCTTCACCTCCCTTCTCCAAACCTCTGTTTTGGGCTGGGCTGAAGGAGTTGACCACGCCCAGGGGCAAAGACCCTGATGAGACTGTGCACAGTTTTGCCCAGCGCCGCCTTGGACCCGAG GTGGCGTCTCTAGCCATGGACAGTCTCTGCCGAGGAGTGTTTGCAGGCAACAGCCGGGAGCTCAGCATCAGGTCCTGCTTTCCCAGTCTCTTCCAAGCTGAGCAAACCCATCGTTCCGTTTtactggggctgctgctgggggCAG GGCGGAGCCCCCAGCCAGACTCGGCACTCATTCGCCAGGCTCGAGCAGAGCGCTGGAGCCAGTGGTCACTGCGGGGAGGGCTGGAGACGTTGCCCCAGGCCCTTTACACCCACCTGACTAGTAGGGGCGTCACTGTTCTCAAAGGCCAGCCTGTCTGTGGGCTCAGCCTCCAGGCAGAAGGGCGCTGGAAG GTGTCCCTAGGGGATGGCAGTCTGGAGGCAGACCACGTGATTAGCGCTGTTCCGGCTTCAG TGCTCAGCGGGCTGCTCCCTGCCCAGGCCGCACCTCTGGCCTGTGCCCTGCGTGCCATCACTGCCGTGTCCGTGGCTGTGGTGAACCTCCAGTACCGAGGAGCTCGTCTACCTGTGCAG ggATTTGGACATTTGGTGCCATCCTCCGAAGACCCAGGCGTCCTGGGAATCGTGTATGACTCCATTGCTTTTCCTGAGCAGGATGGGAGCCCCCCAGGCCTCCGAGTGACT GTGATGCTGGGAGGGTCCTGGTTACAGACGCTGGAAGCCAGGGGCTCCGTCTTATCTCAGGAGCTGTTCCAGCAGCAGGCACAGCAGGCAGCTGCCGCCCAGTTAGGACTGAAGGAGCCCCCGAGTCACTGCTTGGTCCACCTGCACAAG aaCTGCATCCCCCAGTATACACTAGGCCACTGGCAAAAACTGG AGGCAGCGACCCAGTTCCTGGCTTCTCAGAGGCTGCCCCTGACTCTGGCTGGAGCCTCCTATGAGGGGGTTGCTGTCAATGACTGTATAGAGAGCGGACGCCAGGCAGCAGCCCGGGCCCTGGGCTCAGAACCTAACAGCTGA